The Hydrogenimonas thermophila genome includes the window CATAGAGCTAATAAGCGCTTTAATTTTCTTGATTTCTGAAGAGTTTTCCAAATCAATATCTTTAAGAGCTCCAGCCATCTTGTTAAGACCTGGGATCATTCCTATCAATGACTTTAAAGAACCAAGTTTTTTCATCTGCTCAAGCTGTTCTAAAAAGTCGTTGAAATTAAACTGACCCTTCTTGATTTTTCTAGCTACTTTTTTAGCCTCTTTTTCATCTATAACAGCAGATGCTTTTTCAGCCAGAGACTCTATATCACCGGCTCCCATTAAGCGTCCGACAATACGATCTGGAATAAATACTTCAAGATCAGGCATCTTTTCACCTGATCCTATAAAACGAAGCGGTACTCCAATCTGTTTGGCTATACCTAAAGCAACTCCACCCTTGCTGTCACCATCATATTTGCTTAAAATAACACCTGTTAAACTTAACTCTTTATTAAAAGTTGCAGCACTTCTTACAGCATCTTGTCCTGTCAATGAGTCAGCTACGTAAAAGATTTCATCCGGTTGCAAAACCTCTTTTACGCGCTTTATTTCATCCATCAATTCATTGTCAATTGCCAAACGTCCGGCAGTATCGACAATTAAAACATCATAATTTCCATCTTTTGCTTTTGCAAGTGCTTGTTTTGCAACTTCAATTGGGTCTTTTATAGACTCATCTGCAAATACATCAACTTCAATCTGGTTAGCAATTTGACGCAACTGTTCAACAGCAGCCAAACGCTGAAGGTCTGCTGCCGCAAGAAGAACTCTTTTTTTTCTAAGCTTCAAATAATAGGCAAGTTTACCAGATGTAGTTGTTTTACCAGAACCCTGTAAACCAGCCATCATTACAACAGTTGGTGGAGTTGAACTGTAAACAAACCCCTGCTTTCCAGGAGCTGTAAGAATCTGGGTTAACTCGTTTTTGAGTGCACTAAGAAAGTTCTCTTTGCCGATGCCTTTAAGTTTTGTCTCTCTTTCAACTACACTAAGCAGCTCTTTTACTACTTTGTGATGAACATCAGCTTTAAGTAACGACTTTTTCAGCTCATCAAGCGCCCGCTTTAAGGCTTTTTCATCATCTTTAAAGCGTATTTTATTGATAGCATTCTGAAAACTGTTACTTAATGACTCAAACATATTATTCCTCTCAATTAAATGCACTCGTAATCGTTAAAAAACTACTCTACTAAAAGTGCGGAATTCTACCTTATAAAGACTTTAATTTTAATTAAATATAAGAAAAGAAGATATTATTATCCACCTGCAAATACATCAAACCCTTTAGGCTCTTTTGCTTTAAAGTCGTACCCTAAAATTCTTAACTCTAGTGCATGCAACA containing:
- the ffh gene encoding signal recognition particle protein, which produces MFESLSNSFQNAINKIRFKDDEKALKRALDELKKSLLKADVHHKVVKELLSVVERETKLKGIGKENFLSALKNELTQILTAPGKQGFVYSSTPPTVVMMAGLQGSGKTTTSGKLAYYLKLRKKRVLLAAADLQRLAAVEQLRQIANQIEVDVFADESIKDPIEVAKQALAKAKDGNYDVLIVDTAGRLAIDNELMDEIKRVKEVLQPDEIFYVADSLTGQDAVRSAATFNKELSLTGVILSKYDGDSKGGVALGIAKQIGVPLRFIGSGEKMPDLEVFIPDRIVGRLMGAGDIESLAEKASAVIDEKEAKKVARKIKKGQFNFNDFLEQLEQMKKLGSLKSLIGMIPGLNKMAGALKDIDLENSSEIKKIKALISSMTPKERENPDLLNNSRKRRIAQGAGLSQMEVNKILKQFKNAAKMAKKFSGKKGMQDLQNLMSQMQGGGFPR